The sequence TCTTAGCAAATGAGGCCTTGGCATGTCAGTTTTATACCTTGATGGTTTCAAAACATTCGCTAGATGAAATTAATCTGGTAAACCGTTTAAAgagtgttaatattttttaaccaaaaattgtgtcagtttttaaattaattaattttaatactcgCAATGTATAACagaataatgtataaaacatttgcaattattttgtaaaatgtataattatacatGTTTGGCTtcagtttttgttgcatttacaccgTTTTAACCAGCAGGTGTTTTAAGTACCTCAaaacaatgaatcatttggtgaGCAAATGGTTCAGTTGATTCAAAGTTTAGAAAAGCTCAGTTTCTACCATTTTTTTCACCAACCTGATGTTGTTCGACGTCAATAAAAAGGAACTTAAACTAGCATTGCCCACACTGCTCTTCTGTGGTTTTAAAGCTTGCCACAGTATTGCCAACTGTTGGACTATGAGCACTGTAAAAACTCACAGGACAGAAAGATTTCCTAAAACACTGTTAGTGTTTTCACTCAAGAGAAAATGAGAACTCATACCACTCATGTACTCTGGTCTAGACCAATATAATAAAGGAAAGCACTTGACCAATAAAATTAGAAGGACCAGAACCTAACTGTTGTAAAATCAGTCTCTGGAAAGCTAAAACAGGCTGGAAAACAGAGATTTAGCTTTGAACTATAACATTTCACAGTAATATAATGTTCCATACTCACAGTGAGCGGCAAGGAGCAAATGACGAAGATGAAAGTCATGCATGCCAGCAGCAGTAAGTGGTCCATTTCCTCCTCTCCCTGTCCAAACCAGGTGCTCAGCCTCCTCTTTCGTCCAGCCGACACCACCGATCCCCGACGTGTCAGCTGGCTCCTGTGCATGCGGCATAGGCTGACGATTACCGAACCATTGCACAAGAAAACAATGGCGATGAGCAGCGCCATAAGCACGGAGTAGGAAAGCGAGAAGGTCAGCGTTCTCCTCTCCTCATCCTCACCCTCTCCTTCTGCCTCCATCTTGATGAAGCACCACGTGCCTGGGCAGTACTGCTTGTGCCGTCCGTATCCAAAGAACGGCAGCAAGCAGAACATGAAGGTAAAGAGATAGATGAGGAAGAGGACGATCTTGGCAAAGCTGCGCCTCACGTGTTTAGAGTAGAAGTACGGGTGACTGATGGCGAGGCACCGCTCCACCGCCATTGCACACAGTATGAGCATAGAGGCCAAGCCGAAGAACGTCATGGCGAAGGCGAAGAGTCCACACAGCCACCAATCTCCCGTAAGACCCACAAGGGTCTTACTTTGGGCATAGCAAATGAAAACCGGTGGACTGAGCAAACATGTTCCCAGCAGATCTGTCAATGCCAGGCCGGTCACAAGAATGCAGAAGACTGAAGACTTGGTGCGATGCTCTTTTTGGTGGACTCCCAGGATAGCCAAAGCCATCAGGTTGCCCACCACCCCAGCGATGAACATCACAGCGCTAATCACCGGATTCCCATTCTCATCGATATTGGTAATGTTCTCACATGATTTGTTTGAAAGCATATTCAGACAGTCCCGCCCTTGAACCCTGAGCCCAGGCACAGGGATCGGGCAACAGCAACTTTGTCTATCGTGAAAAACTTGCAATGCCTTTTCTTCAAGGATCTGTAAAAACAACAAGCATTTTTTAACAATCAATATGTTTGTCATAGACCTCACCTACTGTTGCTTAATGACCACATGAAGTGTCCGAtgaatgttgttttctttttctgtgtagatgtactttatattaaaacaggaaattgAGGTAGCATATATTGtcctttattttaaatagacTGTATGCTTTAGTTTGCCTCAGCTATTTACTTTGCTATTGCTTGGTAGTGGCGGAGTGGGAGTGGGATCCTCATTgtagaaagcattttttttttttttttttttttggacagaaaATTTTATATGGCTGAATAAACCTCAGGACATTCTgttgcaaaaacaaaatacattttaatagtcaTCTTAGGTAGAAACAGCTGCTTCAAGTAACAACTGCACAATTTCTCTTTTAGACCTGTATGTGGTGATTATCTAATGCATATTTTTGTATGTGATGCACAGTGAGGAGCAAATGggattttaaagtattttctttttcattcaagCCTGAAGTAAACAAATATTTGGCGTTTGTattatttctaggtcactaataaTAAAGAAGCAAGTTTGGCAATATGAACTCCTTTGTAAAGACTGATGCATAGGATGCTTTTTGGATCATACTCAAATCAAGCTGAAGAACATGATCGTCAGGTTTTATGCAACCTTATGGAGTTAAAGTTTAAGTCATTAAAGGAAAAAAGGGACAAACCAAATACTTCTGAAAATCATGTTCATTTGTCAGTTGAACTTTTCACTGAAAAACTGCTTTGCTGATAATGCAAGTTTTAAGTAACTGTTGATGAGAAAACAAGCACTTTCAAGTGTGGTCTcagatttttaaagaataatgtaCAACCAGATGTTTTTAGAGACTCAAATCAGTGcaatatttgtatgattttaatttattacggatttgtcatgttttatgtattatttatcatGTTCCATTGCTGAACAACTGAATCAAACTGCAATTATTTCACAACCACTAAGCTGTCATGACAATAAAGCATCAATATTGAATCACAAGTCAGTCAGCACGCACCTGTCCACGGAGTGTCCATCACTGCTGCGCGCGGCCATTCCTCCCGAACACAACACTCACTAACCAACATAGATGGATTATTTCATTCACTCCGAACATAATATTTAAAGCGAAGTCGATATTGCTAGGTCCTCGGGGTTCCGTTTCTTCAGTAGAATTCTCTCGTTTAATTCATACACAGTTTTTAGTTGAGTTATTAGTCTATCCAGTTCTGGCCAACCACCAGTTTTACGCGCAAAACAATTTTCGATTACAGCTCATTACGCTTCAAGCTAAACAAAACTGTAAGAAACCCGCGGACTCTCTTCATTCCTCCCGCTCGTTGGGAAGGTAGACGGCTAAATCTACTAGTGAGACTTCCCTCCTGAGGTTGATAAAGAAGCCGTGAAAGAAAAATAGGAGGAGCATCTGACAACTTCGTTCCTCCTCACTTATTCAAAGTGTGAATGATCTGCATTACAGGTTGTTCACTGACAAACGGACAAAAACGCATAGCTGGGTTAAGAATAATGtgtattgaataataataataataaattaataaataaataaatgatatatttgaGTTTGACTTTAAAATTCCCATAATGGTATTGCATCATCCAGTATAggcttttattaaaaattaaatgaaatagtgTACAATTTAGTTGTTAagcacaaaatttaaaatgatcatcCTATTTTCAAAACTAccttaatattcaataatatactttcacagtaattttaaatatacattattaagttaggtaaatgtaaaacaaaattagtttattataaaagtaaaaaaaaaagattatctatctatctatctatctatctatctatctatctatctatctatctatctatctatctatctatctatctatctatctatctgttggattgttcattgtttgtttttggatttttttttttctgctgtgatttcaagctgtaaaatgtttttgggtTTCAGttgaacaattatttttaagagtctatAAGAGACATGAAAATGTTTCCCTCAAAGAGGGAACTAAGATTTATGCCCAAACTGATTTAATGGACTAATGCTAACTCTGTTATGCAGAAGGAGATCTTCAGAAATAACTGtggtcaaaaataaaatgaactctaATTCACGTTTTCTATAACTGTCTATAGACAGCATTCAGACTGCATTATCATCCattaatgcaaatgaaaacaactCAAAGTCTGAAATGAGATAATGTTTGGGTGCATCTGTTGTTGCttagctgttgtgtgtgtgtgtgtgtgtgtgtgtgtgtgtgtgtgtgtgtgtgtgtgtgtgtgtgtgtgtttgtgtgtgtgtatgcatatttgAATTGCCTAGGACGTTAATTGTTGCTGTCCATCAGTATGCATTATGAATATTTGAGAAGTAGCCTGGAGCCATGAGAAATAACTACACAGCACTTTTCTAAAGGAAACAAATAGAATTCTTACTTATTGGCCTGTGTTATCAGTCCATCCCAAACACTAACATGTGTTACAAATTTCCTGAGAGTATTGGTATCATATTCTCTTGTCCATGTTGCCTTCAGTTACAAAAGTAGGAAATTACTTCCGACATAAATCTTCTATTTTTGTGTACTAAAGGGTATCAGAAACAGGacatatacatgtacagtatgtatataatatatatgtagatTCATTCAACATCCCTTGTGAACAGAGtgctttaaatcttaaaaatatatttaaaaaaaaattacttgcaggtagtataatataattatagtgCACTAAAAGAGAGTTCACTTTCATAACTATGTTTCTTAACAGGCTTAGTACActattaaaaagtgcactttgaaataatgtttcaacttttaatgtttaaacttttgttgtgtttaaagaagtacacttctTTTAATTTGGTCACTAACATACATGTTAAGttcttgattataattttaattagtatgttatttgatattacatttaaagttaatatttttaaatgtactaaactgcaacttcattgttacaaatatgtaattacaaatatattcaaatacacaacaaaaaaaatgacattatattatattttagtttaccataaatgatTGCCAGTACATTTAACCATACACTTAATgctatttcaaagacaacagaagtaattataaaaattaaatatgtacctCAGTCATACAGTACCTTTAGTtctgttaaatgtaacaaaatgtaacaaacataacattaaatGTAACAAAGGTTTATGTATGTGTTGTTATGTGACTTTTCCCTTTGCATTATAATTCAAAAACATCTGTTGAAGCACATCTGTTTAGATCATATGTGTCTATCGTCTGAGTCACTTTCAGGTGCTGATTTCACGTTGTCTTTTGCTGTAGGCCTGTCTGTTCAAACCCCACAGACTCGTGGCTGGAATTTCATCTTGTCATACTCTAAACATTGCCGTTCAGATGACTGTTGTTACCAGACTGCCCTTAGCAAAGCATGAGCACATTTTGAGTGGTTATGATTGATCCCTGAGGAACTTGTAGTGAGTATAtgttaatcaaacatttttattggaGGCATTAAATGTTTTCAGGTGGAAAACAGGCTGATGATTAATTCAGACAGGCTGCATTAGTTTTTAATGTTGCATTACCGGAGCATGCAGGCTTCATAAACTAAAAGACTGTGggcattttaaataaacagaatggCAGCAGTCAGCACTTTGTGTCTCATGACTCTGAAAGCTCTGACAGTATCCTGggaaacattaaatattacagtaaatatcCTATTCATCCTTAAGTGTAGCCAAAACTGTTGTGCAATCTCACGCTATATCACTGTCAATCTCTCTAGGGTGTTTGTTTAAGCAAATGTAGAGGGTTAATATTTTATACTTCATAACATAAGCATAGCAGCTAACAAACAATGGCAGATGGTTCTACTACTCTCAGCGTTTGATACATAGTCAGCATTAAggtcagtcaagtcaagtcgtcacctttatttttatagaactttattgtttcaaagcaacttcaCAGTATTTAAGtcgagtcaagtcacctttatttatatagtgcttttaacaatacagatggtgtcaaagcactttacagtattaaataggaaaatagtgtgtcaataatgcaaaatgacaatattaaacactcaattttcagttaaaggcagtcatcattgaattcagtgacgtcatcatccagctcagttcagtttaaatagtatatgtgcaatcaagtcaacaatatcgctggatattaagtgtccccaactaagcaagccagaggcaacagtggcaaggaaccaaaactccatcggtgacagaatggagaaaaaaccttgggagaaaccaggctcagtcggggggccagttctcctctggtcagacgaaaccagcagttcaattccaggctgcagcaaagtcacattgtgcagaggactcatcttgttcctgtggtcttgtcccggtggatgtctaggagacaaggtctttactgtggatctgtctctggggcgcatctagttgttctgggcctgtattcacaaagcattttatcttaccactaagaattctcctaaatagcagttaaagtttttagctaagagttttctcttaaaacctatttacaaagctgctgagacaaagtTTTAATAAGGGATAGACAGAAGTCTTAggctaagagtaagggcggggttgaccttgttgctatggacgatgtcagcatgcttactaactatgcacatagtgattggctgatagtctctgtcatagaaatattgtagagcgcaatattatgttgccatattcaaataaaggttgttaaataaaaatgttaattgccacattcagtTAAAGTTTTTATAATGCAGGCttagtgtcactaattaaacaagtaggctatatattctaatattataaGTTATATGTTTGGTTCTTctaaacaattagtcaatatgcattagggctgccctcgactaaagattttttaGTAGTCTAGTAgtactagtagtcattcattttaaacattagtcgactattagttGCACTtttaataatgagcctttaattgcctacaaatcctaataagtgctcaagcgcaccagcaaatataataattatgaatgtgttagggaaaaacagcaagtacactgcattaactttttaataatttaggggaagtcgtggcctaatggttagagaatttgacttctaaccctaaggttgtgggttcgagtctcaggccggcaataccatgactgaggtgcccttgagcaaggcacccaacccccaacataaatggctgcccactgctctgggtgtgtgttcacggtgtgtgtgtgtgattggtgctgtgtgtgtgcactttggatgggttaaatgcagagcacgaattctgagtatgggtcaccataattggctgtatgtcacttcactataatttattgttacactagtgctttgttttcggtttaagagacGAAGGCGGCGACACTGACTCATCATCGCCGCAGTatgcacctgtatgcatgtttcatacatattacataatctaagaatatttgttttctatttggttcatttcaaaatttcactctctatagatatatttttcatgtctgtaataaggcaagcatacaCAGAGTTTTGAAGTGACGctctcaagttcacagagtccgAGTCGGCAGAAAGTGCAtactgtttgctttcattattttacagcGCAATGTTTCactgttattctgagtgcacactaATAAACatctttacagatacaaaagatgcattactcttatttgtatgaccaaaaaagtattttaagagcaaattaTCCCACCGGCgtctccatctgtcctgcagtagcCCAAGCCCTACTGTTCGGCTTCCACACTCTGCACAAACACGTGAACTGCACACTTTTTCTAGGATAACATTAcattgagctgccatgtaaagttgctactacatacatatttcagatgataagccatatttgaggtcgatgaatatTAGGTGAGAATATGGATGACCTGTCCGATGTACTATGTTACCACACAGACCAGCCGACGATTTGTCCATCACAGACAGTTTGATTTTGTCACctcatgtggaatttttttttctgcaactaagcgagtaataaaattttggtaatatgcatataaacagccttttaattagcagagtagaataatcatggctgatagtaagacatgcaaacataaaaagaaaaccaaactggacacgATAACAgctatatattacaataaaaatttgGAGCTGGGATAATCTCCAAACCAAAGCCGATaactttttaaaagctcattttatcatcaaatgtttctaaaatgtttaattccAAAGTAAATTGCTgacaacagccattttaggatagttcagatttagttttagtgacttaggagtcctcttcactggtctccgctgacattcagggctgtcaaggtcatttctaggtgctgatccaccatatgatctggatacagactggatctggtggctacagtgatctcggaataagaaagaaacagactaatattagcgtagatcccattcttctaatgatgtagcaagtacattgtgtgttattggaagtgttcccagttccggttgtcttaattaatttcaattcaattcaattcaagtttatttgtatatcgctttttacgatacagatcattgcaaagcaactttacagaaaattaagtttctacaatatttagtagtagcttatcagtggtgactgtcagtttatgtgtatacggcagaaatgttcagaaaaaatcaataaaagacgtaaacaaacagacgattaacactattaacagcaattatgcaatcaaacttagagcaaaatgtggtagctctgtatgttgtctctgggttagcatcatctgaggtcctctgaggggttggcatcatctcttctcaggtgttctggatccagactggagcttgtgtaaatcctagttaccacgggatgtaaatcccgtggcaaaacagagaaacaaatagatttatgcagcctaaaaatcttttaacagatttgaatattagaaatgtgttagtgtgttatgtgtaagccaggttaaagagatgggtatttaatctagatttaaactgacagagtgtgtctgcctcccgagcaatgttaggtaggttattccagagttttgatgctaaataggaaaaggatctgccgcccgcagttgattttgaaattctaggtattttcaaattgccagagttttgagaacgcagtagacatggaggactataatgtaacaagagctcgttcaaatactgaggggctaaaccactcagggctttataagtaataagcaagattttaaaatctatacaatgtttaatagagagccagtgcagtgttgacagaaccgggctaatatggtc is a genomic window of Cyprinus carpio isolate SPL01 chromosome B15, ASM1834038v1, whole genome shotgun sequence containing:
- the LOC109047031 gene encoding prostacyclin receptor-like — translated: MLSNKSCENITNIDENGNPVISAVMFIAGVVGNLMALAILGVHQKEHRTKSSVFCILVTGLALTDLLGTCLLSPPVFICYAQSKTLVGLTGDWWLCGLFAFAMTFFGLASMLILCAMAVERCLAISHPYFYSKHVRRSFAKIVLFLIYLFTFMFCLLPFFGYGRHKQYCPGTWCFIKMEAEGEGEDEERRTLTFSLSYSVLMALLIAIVFLCNGSVIVSLCRMHRSQLTRRGSVVSAGRKRRLSTWFGQGEEEMDHLLLLACMTFIFVICSLPLTICGFLNAISPVGNDQQNLTAFRFSAFNPILDPWIFIIFRKAVFHHIRAFFRCCFPRHSVKTTAQNSLSFPMETGDAKHSSSIQTKKLSLLQPPPVRP